ATCTGAGCAATATATAAAGtgaataaagtgttgttatggTCCATGGATTAGCATCGCAAAACAAGGAAAAACAAAAGGATGGAGCAAATAAGAGGTTTTGAGCAGAagtcacttcttcttcttctcattcGCTGGCCACTTAACTGACTGCCCTTTAAAGTCAGTAGAGTCATAAATTTAGGGATCTTTTTTGAAATTAAAATTCTCACACTCTGGCCTAAAACAGCCATCAACAAATTGAGCAGGTGGGACACCTTTCTACAAATGAACATCTGGTTCTTCAAGCACCAAACTGCTTGCTGGACAAAGACAACAGCAACACTCCAGCTGTTACAGGTATGCTTCAAACAAAAGCACTGCCATGGGAGACACAGGGAATGGGAAGCCTGGCAGGAAAATGCAGGAGGTGGAAATGCTGGCAGTAAAAACTGACATCAAAGGGAAGTCATTAAATTACATCTTCAATATTTACTTATCTTTACGTAAGTTTATTATAAAGATGAGTGATTCTTTCTATGGTAAACAATGTTTGATGTGACGTTGGTAAATCCTCACTTGAACCATGTGCATTTGTAACCTGAAATAAAATCTGCAAAGTATGCACACAGTGTAAGCGAGAGATATAAAATTAAGTAATAACTAAACAAAAGCTTTGAGTTAAAATTTTGGAAAGGTAAAACACCACAAAACAAGCATTTCAAATTTGCAGCACAAGGCCTGCTGAGGAAATGTTATCCCCCCCTCCTGCTGTCTGATGAATGTGCGTACACACCAGGCCAGGCGCCACACAGATCTCATAGTCATCTTCTTCCCAACACGTCACAGGCCGGTTGTCAACCAGGTGGATTTTTCTGCTGGTCTTGTCCTGGCTGGCTGAAAAAGAGTCGTCCAGAAGCACTTTGGTTTTCATCAGGTCGATGTGATGAGAGCCACACACATGCCGATGGGCTGTCAACGCTGCTTTGGCCGAGGCAGACATGGTGTTTTTCCACGATGAAAGCTTCGTGGTTAAAATGGCCTGGAATGCCAAAGTGTGAACATGAAGGCGTGTTAACCTGCGCCGACCATTACTTAGAGTAACGTTTTTGAAGTAACTGTAAACCATGCGCATGTCGTCCAGAACAGTGGCCACACGCGGCTGACTGTCCGCCACGAGGGACACGTCTTTGTCTTTCAGGACAGTCACCAAGTTGGGTAGCTCCTGTTCATTCATCCCCACAGAATCAGAATATAGTAGAACGTTGTCCAGAATCTCTCGAAGAAGCTTGGTGTCGGCGAAGGAAGCCATCTCGAAGTGGACCTTGGAGCTGCTAGGTAAGTCTTTCAGGACGGACTGTAACTTCTGTAGTCTGCTCAGTCGCTCATCTGCAATGCAAGCACAGGTAATTAACCGAGCTTACATCTATAGTAGGATTCAAAGATCTTCTGTACCCAATCAATTAAACTTTCATCACAGAAACCTTTCCAAACAAAGTGTAACTAGCCTTGAGGGCCCTAAGAAGCACATTAAAAAGTAAACAATGctcctgtttttgttgttgttgagtttgTTTGGTTCTTTTTTTACTTAATTTGCGACAGCATTCAGAAAAAGCTGGTGTAAGTCCCACAACACACTTTCCAGTTTTACGCTGCAAATTGCCAGCAGGTTAAAAATTTACTGATTTTTACATAtaatctgataaacaaagggaagtaagcactctaaaatagaggaagtgagagttatacggaaccagtctcctggcacatgagagaatagcaagcattgaaatgaacaagcaacttttATCCTCAAATAAAAGGATGATCACAGCAAGCTCATATGcgcatcattctccaaggcactctaaCTAATGcttacgtacacagtcatacactaGAACCTGCTTTTATTCCTGACCGGACATAGTCTTTAGATCAAGACTGATTTTTAGAGAACTAACACCCAATACACACATTGTAACGGGGTGGCCTCGaaagtatctgtgagaatcttTAACAAATGAGGTAGAGCACtagagatctgataaacaatGAGAAGTAATCGTTCTAAATGCatatgacatgtgtaatagagtaagtgagagttattcgtaACCAGTCTCCGGGCACGAGAGaaaaacaagcattgaaatgaacaagccgCTTTCATCCTCATTTAATCTCATTTAATTTGTACATAATTTGAACTTTATGGACAATACAGGGTGTAATCTATGTACTCCCCAAATGGtttgaaaaagagaaaaagaagaccTACTGTCTTGATATGGAAAGTTGTCCATCATCTGCAGGCCTCCCAAGATGACCAAAGCTGGATTGAAGCGACGCAGCTCCTGCTCGAACTCCTCCAGTCCTGAGAGGTAAGGGTTGACCTCATCACTGTGAAGTATCAGTCTGTCAACAAAACAGGGCTCACATTAACATTAGCCTGTAACGTAACTCTCCTGAAtctgtcttcttttcttttctcactcttcagtgtgtgtccacacatgtgtgtgtgtgaaactgaaAGAGAGAAAGTACAATGATGACATTGTTACTGTCACATGAAACGTACATTTTCATATTGTGCCGTGCCATAGGCTGATCTTCTAGTTTTCATACTGCACTTCACAAGACCAATCTTTGGTAAATTGTTTCTTTCCTTTACTTAGTTACCCATTCCATTCCTTTTAAAACTACAATTAGCTATATGAAAGTAAAACGAGAAAAAAAGGTTTACCTGTTTGCCCGTGGGGCCTGATACTGCCCCCATTCTTCACCCTTGTCATACTCCATGATCAGATGAATGTCACTCTTCGTAACTGGCTTGCCGATAACTGAAAAAAATGGATAACAAATTTATGAGAACAAAATATCAAAACTTACTCGATAATCAGGAAAGCACAGCTTTCCAACAAAGCTTTAAAAAGCTGCTCAGCCACATTCTGCTCTAGTCAATGACAACTACTGGTATACACGTATGATCCATATCTT
This Littorina saxatilis isolate snail1 linkage group LG17, US_GU_Lsax_2.0, whole genome shotgun sequence DNA region includes the following protein-coding sequences:
- the LOC138953441 gene encoding ADP-dependent glucokinase-like, producing MENLFGWKSGSLVSFLILLTAYLYKRHADEVLQNRMDQILSGLLRAEKKVVLVENRVAFGFGGCEDVFADALHIVNKLNLTAPREPQHHMAVQNEGQLGELFAFFFQHGAAAERYVENNTLFDELVAFAETSPGYRNEVGGNAPVMARRMALEGKDVMLAARLTPDIAASLPKNVRVIGKPVTKSDIHLIMEYDKGEEWGQYQAPRANRLILHSDEVNPYLSGLEEFEQELRRFNPALVILGGLQMMDNFPYQDNERLSRLQKLQSVLKDLPSSSKVHFEMASFADTKLLREILDNVLLYSDSVGMNEQELPNLVTVLKDKDVSLVADSQPRVATVLDDMRMVYSYFKNVTLSNGRRRLTRLHVHTLAFQAILTTKLSSWKNTMSASAKAALTAHRHVCGSHHIDLMKTKVLLDDSFSASQDKTSRKIHLVDNRPVTCWEEDDYEICVAPGLVCTHIHQTAGGGDNISSAGLVLQI